From a single Lagopus muta isolate bLagMut1 chromosome 30, bLagMut1 primary, whole genome shotgun sequence genomic region:
- the LOC125685960 gene encoding zinc finger CCCH domain-containing protein 11A-like: MSQQGHRRGCHSCFARGKKQRRAVPHAREQQPAGCPSASWALQRAEGRDGDGASLAPCKRMEPARPWNGAGHGGKRKASPGADDNRLAGRQGRSKESGTAPKRGRGAEPNGEISMKTPLQAGGLPEAAGPSRGGTAAPAVANCSLSKIMVARKRKAVEEEEQKAELGPANKQVKVEHNGEKAQSPHQSRGAVPAPSAQPGPAPVPTERFRTSKRRGKKFSTINSLVEMMEKLQLKD, encoded by the exons ATGTCCCAGCAGGGACACAGACGCGGTTGCCATTCCTGCTTTGCGCGTGGAAAG aagcaGCGCCGTGCTGTTCCCCATGctagggagcagcagccagcaggctgccccaGTGCCAGCTGGGCCTTGCAGCGCGCAGAGGGACGCGATGGGGATGGAGCATCCTTAGCACCATGCAAAA GGATGGAGCCTGCGCGTCCATGGAATGGTGCTGGGCATGGGGGGAAACGGAAAGCCTCCCCAG gAGCTGATGACAACAGGCTTGCAGGGAGGCAGGGGAGGAGCAAGGAGAGTGGCACAGCACCCAAGAGAG GGAGAGGTGCTGAGCCAAATGGCGAAATCTCCATGAAAActcctctccaggctggagggcttcctgaagcagcaggtcccagcagagggggaacagctgctcctgcagttgCCAACTGCTCCCTCTCCAAGATCATGGTGGCAAGAAAGCGCAAGGcagtggaagaggaggagcagaaggcagagctgggtcCTGCCAACAAACAAGTGAAAGTGGAGCACAATGGGGAGAAGGCTCAGAGCCCTCATCAGAGCAGAGGTGCTGtgccagctccatcagcacagcctgggcctgCCCCAGTGCCGACCGAGCGGTTCCGGACCTCAAAGCGAAGAGGTAagaag ttctccaCCATAAACAGCCTTGTGGAGAtgatggagaagctgcagctgaaggactgA
- the LOC125686018 gene encoding uncharacterized protein LOC125686018 — translation MVRVWGAMAPARLVFLFLLMAVCFMETCAAPWRAPGADDDLLDPDFTPVPEGQPRGPAGESEWNPVHEPEGNAGGVSGGGDPASPLSSKTETWADGMGLERGKDESNRGKSSQGSYHPRELLKEMEVAAPGLNAGKSTKAAAGRSVRQRHVAVMVLLSAVLLSALVLACVAASRTWNTCLVCKRGERAAERAHPDTGWEGVPAGDEVESGEATREILAQANKNLSNSSSPFRSAIPEARGVQTRLEDLERELQAMKEVRGNSGECCFPSEDGPGSESGGSAAEHLPFTLRSPGRVSPIVRRFLARHSYNPFEGPNEDPESELPLTAGQHVYVFGDVDEDGWFLGELTDGTRGLVPSSLVTEVSDDELDTTMPPELCDLLETDD, via the exons ATGGTGCGAGTGTGGGGGGCCATGGCCCCTGCCCGCCttgtcttcctcttcctcctgatGGCCGTGTGCTTCATGGAGACCTGCGCTGCTCCGTGGCGAGCACCGGGAGCAG ATGATGACCTCCTGGATCCAGATTTCACGCCTGTGCCTGAGGGACAACCCAGAG GCCCTGCTGGCGAATCAGAATGGAATCCTGTCCATGAGCCTGAGGGGAATGCTGGAG GTGTGAGTGGAGGAGGTGATCCAGCTTCCCCTCTGAGTTCCAAGACCGAAACCTGGGCGGATGGCATGG GTCTGGAACGGGGAAAGGATGAATCCAACAGAGGAAAGTCCTCCCAGGGGTCTTACCATCCGagagagctgctgaaggaaatggaagTGGCAGCTCCTG GGCTGAATGCAGGGAAAAGcacaaaggctgctgctggcagatcTGTGCGGCAGCGCCACGTGGCAGTGAtggtgctgctctcagctgtgctgctgtctgcgcTGGTGCTGGCCTGCGTTGCTGCGTCGCGGACGTGGAACACATGCCT tgtgtgcaagaggggagagagagcagcagagcgaGCTCATCCTGACACCGGCTGGGAGGGAGTTCCAGCTGGAGATGAAGTGGAGAGTGGAGAGGCAACGAGAGAGATCCTTGCCCAAGCCAACAAGAACCTCAGCAATAGTTCCAGTCCGTTCCGTTCTGCCATCCCAGAGGCCAGAGGTGTTCAGACTCGTCTGGAAGACCTGGAGCGTGAACTCCAAGCCATGAAAGAGGTCCGTGGGAACAGTGGTGAGTGCTGCTTCCCGTCAGAGGACGGCCCTGGAAGTGAGAGCGGAGGATCAGCGGCAGAGCATTTGCCCTTCACCCTCCGTTCCCCAGGACGAGTATCACCAATAGTTCGAAGGTTCTTAGCTCGCCATAGCTACAATCCTTTTGAGGGTCCCAATGAGGACCCAGAAAGCGAGCTTCCTCTGACCGCCGGGCAGCACGTTTATGTCTTTGGAGATGTGGATGAGGACGGCTGGTTTCTGGGAGAGCTGACGGATGGCACGAGAGGGCTGGTCCCTTCCAGTCTGGTGACAGAGGTTTCAGATGATGAGCTGGACACAACGATGCCTCCCGAGCTCTGTGATCTGCTGGAAACGGATGATTAA
- the LOC125686025 gene encoding nucleoporin NUP42-like isoform X2 yields MATWESSGQWMFSCYCPEKGKPNVSGFPEISPEELRLGYDTCSAKEGTGLYIHAVHQYVQQWRTRLQELKALNAWRTASMVRVKESYFGERKRSLHHYLLLDWEDSKHQALGSQALQPTAAVLPACPCKSQRLIWKRSSCGELCCCLQSSCPWGDVLPQLSPFRWDWGFCSSIRSLTSRSWNGRWPWTSGLPGPGSPAAANPSSTAPLAVAAPKAATEPSHPGASSASAAPTAGASAHSAASAPLHPHGIRAGSSAHRGGNERPESWSSSEPSSR; encoded by the exons ATGGCAACCTGGGAATCTTCTGGACAGTGGATGTTTTCGTGTTACTGTCCTGAGAAGGGCAAGCCTAATGTTTCAG GCTTTCCAGAGATCTCCCCTGAGGAGCTGCGCCTGGGGTATGACACCTGCAGTGCCAAGGAGGGCACAGGACTCTAC ATACACGCTGTCCATCAGTATGTGCAACAATGGAGaaccaggctgcaggagctgaaggctTTAAATGCCTGGAGAACAGCATCGATGGTAAGAGTTAAGGAAAG CTACTTTGGAGAGAGAAAGCGGTCACTCCACCATTACCTTCTCTTGGACTGGGAGGACAGCAAGCACCAAGCCCTGGGTTCCCAA GCTCTCCAGCCAACAGCAGCGGTGCTGCCCGCTTGTCCTTGCAAATCCCAGCGTCTCATCTGGAAGCGCTCCAGCTGtggggagctctgctgctgcctccagtcCTCCTGCCCTTGGGGTGACGTCCTCCCACAGCTGTCCCCATTCCGTTGGGACTGGGGATTCTGCAGCTCCATCCGCAGCCTCACTTCACGCTCCTGGAACGGCCGCTGGCCGTGGACTTCTGGGCTTCCGGGCCCTgggagccctgctgcagcaaatCCTTCCAGCACCGCTCCGCTTGCTGTCGCTGCTCCCAAGGCAGCTACAGAACCTTCTCACCCGGGTGCAAGCAGTGCTTCGGCCGCACCGACTGCCGGTGCCTCTGCACACAGCGCCGCGTCCGCGCCTCTGCATCCACACGGCAtcagagcaggcagctctgcacaccGAGGAGGGAACGAACGGCCGGAGAGCTGGAGCAGTTCAGAGCCAAGTTCACGCTAG
- the LOC125686025 gene encoding nucleoporin NUP42-like isoform X3, which translates to MATWESSGQWMFSCYCPEKGKPNVSGFPEISPEELRLGYDTCSAKEGTGLYIHAVHQYVQQWRTRLQELKALNAWRTASMALQPTAAVLPACPCKSQRLIWKRSSCGELCCCLQSSCPWGDVLPQLSPFRWDWGFCSSIRSLTSRSWNGRWPWTSGLPGPGSPAAANPSSTAPLAVAAPKAATEPSHPGASSASAAPTAGASAHSAASAPLHPHGIRAGSSAHRGGNERPESWSSSEPSSR; encoded by the exons ATGGCAACCTGGGAATCTTCTGGACAGTGGATGTTTTCGTGTTACTGTCCTGAGAAGGGCAAGCCTAATGTTTCAG GCTTTCCAGAGATCTCCCCTGAGGAGCTGCGCCTGGGGTATGACACCTGCAGTGCCAAGGAGGGCACAGGACTCTAC ATACACGCTGTCCATCAGTATGTGCAACAATGGAGaaccaggctgcaggagctgaaggctTTAAATGCCTGGAGAACAGCATCGATG GCTCTCCAGCCAACAGCAGCGGTGCTGCCCGCTTGTCCTTGCAAATCCCAGCGTCTCATCTGGAAGCGCTCCAGCTGtggggagctctgctgctgcctccagtcCTCCTGCCCTTGGGGTGACGTCCTCCCACAGCTGTCCCCATTCCGTTGGGACTGGGGATTCTGCAGCTCCATCCGCAGCCTCACTTCACGCTCCTGGAACGGCCGCTGGCCGTGGACTTCTGGGCTTCCGGGCCCTgggagccctgctgcagcaaatCCTTCCAGCACCGCTCCGCTTGCTGTCGCTGCTCCCAAGGCAGCTACAGAACCTTCTCACCCGGGTGCAAGCAGTGCTTCGGCCGCACCGACTGCCGGTGCCTCTGCACACAGCGCCGCGTCCGCGCCTCTGCATCCACACGGCAtcagagcaggcagctctgcacaccGAGGAGGGAACGAACGGCCGGAGAGCTGGAGCAGTTCAGAGCCAAGTTCACGCTAG
- the LOC125686025 gene encoding nucleoporin NUP42-like isoform X4 produces MATWESSGQWMFSCYCPEKGKPNVSGFPEISPEELRLGYDTCSAKEGTGLYIHAVHQYVQQWRTRLQELKALNAWRTASMLLWREKAVTPPLPSLGLGGQQAPSPGFPSSPANSSGAARLSLQIPASHLEALQLWGALLLPPVLLPLG; encoded by the exons ATGGCAACCTGGGAATCTTCTGGACAGTGGATGTTTTCGTGTTACTGTCCTGAGAAGGGCAAGCCTAATGTTTCAG GCTTTCCAGAGATCTCCCCTGAGGAGCTGCGCCTGGGGTATGACACCTGCAGTGCCAAGGAGGGCACAGGACTCTAC ATACACGCTGTCCATCAGTATGTGCAACAATGGAGaaccaggctgcaggagctgaaggctTTAAATGCCTGGAGAACAGCATCGATG CTACTTTGGAGAGAGAAAGCGGTCACTCCACCATTACCTTCTCTTGGACTGGGAGGACAGCAAGCACCAAGCCCTGGGTTCCCAA GCTCTCCAGCCAACAGCAGCGGTGCTGCCCGCTTGTCCTTGCAAATCCCAGCGTCTCATCTGGAAGCGCTCCAGCTGtggggagctctgctgctgcctccagtcCTCCTGCCCTTGGGGTGA
- the LOC125686025 gene encoding uncharacterized protein LOC125686025 isoform X1, producing the protein MIVPCSESRLSQSSDADRVTEQTRARERRMRAPEVLVMAITFCQQIPASRLFADSSLRAFCLKLPLLVASVWFSFSVTFSWSAHVGFCFKRGLKDACLCWNVVFMDVFGTFSATLERESGHSTITFSWTGRTASTKPWVPKLSSQQQRCCPLVLANPSVSSGSAPAVGSSAAASSPPALGVTSSHSCPHSVGTGDSAAPSAASLHAPGTAAGRGLLGFRALGALLQQILPAPLRLLSLLPRQLQNLLTRVQAVLRPHRLPVPLHTAPRPRLCIHTASEQAALHTEEGTNGRRAGAVQSQVHARKGP; encoded by the exons ATGATTGTTCCGTGCTCAGAGAGCAGACTGAGCCAAAGCAGCGATGCAGATAGAGTCACGGAACAAACTAGAGCAAGGGAGAGAAGAATGAGAGCTCCAGAGGTTCTGGTGATGGCAATTACTTTTTGCCAACAGATTCCTGCTTCTAGGCTGTTTGCAGACAGCAGCCTGAGAGCATTTTGTTTAAAGCTGCCATTGCTTGTGGCCAGCGTTTGGTTCAGTTTCTCAGTTACGTTCAGTTGGTCGGCACACGTGGGTTTTTGCTTTAAGCGTGGATTGAAAGATGCTTGCCTGTGTTGGAATGTAGTTTTCATGGATGTATTTGGAACTTTTTCAGCTACTTTGGAGAGAGAAAGCGGTCACTCCACCATTACCTTCTCTTGGACTGGGAGGACAGCAAGCACCAAGCCCTGGGTTCCCAA GCTCTCCAGCCAACAGCAGCGGTGCTGCCCGCTTGTCCTTGCAAATCCCAGCGTCTCATCTGGAAGCGCTCCAGCTGtggggagctctgctgctgcctccagtcCTCCTGCCCTTGGGGTGACGTCCTCCCACAGCTGTCCCCATTCCGTTGGGACTGGGGATTCTGCAGCTCCATCCGCAGCCTCACTTCACGCTCCTGGAACGGCCGCTGGCCGTGGACTTCTGGGCTTCCGGGCCCTgggagccctgctgcagcaaatCCTTCCAGCACCGCTCCGCTTGCTGTCGCTGCTCCCAAGGCAGCTACAGAACCTTCTCACCCGGGTGCAAGCAGTGCTTCGGCCGCACCGACTGCCGGTGCCTCTGCACACAGCGCCGCGTCCGCGCCTCTGCATCCACACGGCAtcagagcaggcagctctgcacaccGAGGAGGGAACGAACGGCCGGAGAGCTGGAGCAGTTCAGAGCCAAGTTCACGCTAGGAAAGGTCCCTGA
- the LOC125686015 gene encoding uncharacterized protein LOC125686015, which yields MSFLWNFYKWVKGENNTPLEKMIPGQIPGFEGSPYYELAAIIEKWGPLRVMGNLSPYRMADYFQGLGKDILITKERQLAASMVAWPLLTALNHADSRNNTLETENQLLKDRIEKLEHELGVLTGKKPILHLPVSQIRNISINDDQAPESTDFVDQDNKKSKSDLECPIQTDPLEVRPVITQKTKKVQDRPAGVPPDQWPPAQTHLHVTARPYTATELMDLVQRFRQKPRESVPAWLLRLWDSGAESVVVNGPEIFKLATMTVHPALRQRLYVGNQYRDENHSILEWLMAACRMVWPNKSDIPLHTGMWSSMEDLQNYIRELGVREAIYEDTFDGPDMVKFSAGMRDLILQQAPSHLYGTLVSILNPLVASEAVVQQAAQLVADLGETERLRTRRNIRFLEEAEVLPVNKTRMPATRAPRSGPIRVSRKQMFNDLIRAGVQFAKIDRQPNHVLLQLWRQLKDNQKFQSYPKKSRVRAIERVPTTTWNLEDFIIPNRKKKPPQVSRATMPEPSEAKELALAQFMQ from the coding sequence atgtctttcctgtggaatttctataaatgggtcaagggggagaacaatactcccctggagaaaatgattccagggcagatcccagggtttgagggatcgccctattacgagttagctgccatcattgaaaaatggggtcccttacgtgttatgggcaatctctccccatatcgcatggcagactattttcaaggacttggcaaggacattctcattaccaaagaaagacaattggctgcctccatggtggcatggccactattaaccgctttaaatcatgcggactcaagaaataatactttagaaactgaaaatcagcttttgaaagatcgcattgaaaagttagagcacgaacttggcgttttaacggggaagaagccaattctacatcttcctgtaagccaaattcgtaatatttcaataaatgatgaccaggctcctgaatcaacagacttcgttgatcaggacaacaagaaatccaaatcagaccttgaatgtccaattcaaactgatccattggaggtccgtcctgtgataacccaaaaaacaaaaaaagtacaggacagaccggcaggggtgccgcctgatcaatggccccctgcccagactcatttacatgtgacagctcggccatacacagcaacagaattaatggacttagtacaacgatttcggcagaagcccagagaaagtgtgccggcttggttattgagactgtgggattctggggcagaaagtgtcgtggtgaatggcccagaaatatttaagttggccaccatgactgtccatcctgctcttaggcaaaggttatacgtgggcaatcaatatcgtgatgaaaaccattccatactagaatggttaatggcggcctgccgtatggtatggccgaataaatcagacataccgttacatacaggtatgtggtcctccatggaggaccttcagaactatatccgtgaactgggtgtaagagaggccatctatgaagatacatttgatggccctgatatggttaaattttcggcagggatgagagatttaattctacagcaagctccctcccatctgtacggcaCCCTAGTTTCgatattaaatccccttgtagcatcagaagccgtagtccagcaggctgcccagttagttgccgatttgggagaaacagaacgcctgcggactaggcgcaatattcggtttttggaggaagcagaggtcctgccggtaaataaaaccagaatgccggctactcgagctcctcgatcgggacccataagggtatcccgaaaacaaatgtttaatgatttaattcgggctggggtccaatttgctaagatcgaccgccagcccaaccacgtccttctccagctctggagacaactaaaggacaatcaaaaattccagagctaccctaagaaatcaagggtaagagctatagagagggttccaacaacaacatggaacctagaagattttattattcctaacaggaaaaagaagccacctcaggtgtctcgggccacaatgcctgagccatcagaagcaaaagaactggccctagcacaattcatgcagtga